From Panthera uncia isolate 11264 chromosome E1, Puncia_PCG_1.0, whole genome shotgun sequence, one genomic window encodes:
- the SP6 gene encoding transcription factor Sp6, whose translation MLTAVCGSLGSQHTDAPHASPPRLDLQPLQTYQGHTSPEAGDYPSPLQPGELQSLPLGPEVDFSQGYELPGASSRVTCEDLESDSPLAPGPFSKLLQPDMSHHYESWFRPTHPGTEDGSWWDLHPGTSWMDLPHTQGALTSPGHPGALQAGLGGYVGDHQLCAPPPHPHPHHLLPAAGGQHLLGPPDGAKALEAAAPESQGLDSSLDGAARPKGSRRSVPRSSGQTVCRCPNCLEAERLGAPCGPDGGKKKHLHNCHIPGCGKAYAKTSHLKAHLRWHSGDRPFVCNWLFCGKRFTRSDELQRHLQTHTGTKKFPCAVCSRVFMRSDHLAKHMKTHEGAKEEAAGAAAGEGKASGAVEPAGGKGKREAEGGAAPSN comes from the coding sequence ATGCTAACCGCTGTCTGCGGCTCTCTGGGCAGCCAGCACACGGACGCGCCTCACGCCTCCCCGCCGCGCCTCGACCTGCAGCCTCTCCAAACATACCAGGGCCACACGAGCCCGGAGGCCGGGGACTACCCCTCCCCGCTGCAGCCTGGAGAGCTGCAGAGCCTCCCGCTGGGCCCTGAGGTGGACTTCTCACAGGGCTATGAGCTGCCGGGGGCCTCCTCTCGGGTAACCTGCGAGGACCTGGAAAGCGACAGTCCCTTGGCCCCGGGACCCTTTTCCAAGCTCCTGCAGCCGGACATGTCCCACCATTACGAATCGTGGTTCCGGCCAACTCACCCAGGCACTGAGGATGGCTCCTGGTGGGACCTTCATCCGGGCACCAGCTGGATGGACCTCCCCCACACTCAGGGCGCGCTCACCTCGCCTGGCCACCCCGGGGCGCTTCAGGCTGGCTTGGGGGGCTACGTCGGAGACCACCAGCTTTGCGCACCGCCTCCCCACCCGCACCCGCACCACCTCCTCCCAGCCGCCGGAGGGCAGCACCTCCTGGGGCCTCCCGACGGGGCCAAGGCCTTGGAAGCGGCCGCCCCGGAGTCCCAGGGGCTGGATTCCAGTCTGGACGGAGCAGCCCGGCCCAAAGGCTCCCGGCGGTCAGTGCCCCGCAGCTCAGGCCAGACCGTGTGCCGCTGCCCCAATTGCCTGGAGGCGGAGCGACTGGGGGCTCCGTGCGGGCCCGACGGGGGCAAGAAGAAGCATTTGCACAATTGCCACATCCCGGGCTGCGGGAAAGCCTACGCCAAGACGTCGCACCTGAAGGCGCACCTGCGCTGGCACAGCGGCGACCGTCCCTTCGTGTGCAACTGGCTCTTCTGCGGCAAGCGCTTCACGCGCTCCGACGAGCTGCAGCGCCACCTCCAGACCCACACGGGCACCAAGAAGTTCCCCTGTGCCGTCTGCAGCCGCGTCTTCATGCGCAGCGACCACCTGGCCAAACACATGAAAACCCACGAGGGCGCCAAGGAGGAGGCTGCCGGGGCGGCCGCGGGCGAGGGCAAGGCCAGCGGAGCGGTGGAGCCCGCCGGGGGCAAAGGCAAGCGGGAGGCCGAGGGCGGCGCGGCTCCCTCCAACTGA
- the SCRN2 gene encoding secernin-2 isoform X2, which yields MASWSSDTPCSCDCFVSVPPASAIPAVIFAKNSDRPRDEVQEVVFVPAGTHAPGSRLQCTYIEVEQVSRTHAVILSRPSWLWGAEMGANEHGVCIGNEAVWTKEPVGEGEALLGMDLLRLALERSSSALEALRVITDLLARYGQGGSCREDPTPFCYHNTFLLADRTEAWVLETAGRLWAAQRIPEGARNISNQLSVGTDISAEHADLRTRALAQGWWDGQSTFDFAQVFSLTQQPVRMEAAKARFRAGQQLLQQQQGGITAEVMMGILRNKESGICMDSGGFRTTASMVSILPRDPTQPCVHFLTATPDPSRSVFKPFIFGAGAAQAPQVLSPTFGARDPVRTQPRFQTQVDRRHTLYLRHQVALGLIESEQDRGQQLRQKQRDLEQEGLEAARRLLAGEQVPPPQELGGLFQAFVERESQVYA from the exons ATGGCTTCGTGGAGCTCTGACACCCCGTGTTCCTGCGATTGCTTTGTTTCCGTGCCCCCGGCCTCGGCCATCCCAGCTGTGATCTTTGCCAAGAATTCCGACCGACCGCGGGACGAGGTGCAGGAGGTGGTGTTTGTACCAGCAGGCACTCATGCCCCTGGCAGCCGGCTCCAG TGCACCTACATTGAGGTGGAACAGGTGTCAAGGACTCACGCTGTAATCCTGAGCCGCCCTTCTTGGCTGTGGGGGGCTGAGATGGGCGCCAATGAGCATGGTGTCTGCATTGGCAATGAGGCAGTGTGGACCAAGGAGCCAGTTGGAGAGGGGGAAGCCCTCCTAGGCATGGACCTACTCAG GCTGGCTTTGGAACGGAGCAGCTCTGCCCTGGAGGCCTTGCGTGTGATCACAGACTTGCTGGCGCGCTACGGGCAAGGGGGCAGCTGCCGGGAGGACCCCACACCGTTCTGCTACCACAACACATTCCTGCTGGCTGACCGGACTGAGGCGTGGGTGCTAGAGACGGCAGGGAGGCTGTGGGCCGCACAGAGGATCCCGG AAGGGGCCCGTAACATCTCCAACCAGTTGAGCGTAGGCACGGACATCTCGGCCGAGCACGCAGACCTTCGGACCCGTGCCCTGGCCCAGGGCTGGTGGGATGGGCAGAGCACTTTTGACTTCGCTCAGGTCTTCTCCCTGACCCAGCAGCCTGTGCGCATGGAGGCTGCCAAAGCCCGCTTCCGGGCCGGGCAACAGCttctgcagcagcagcaag GGGGCATCACGGCAGAGGTGATGATGGGCATCCTCAGGAACAAGGAGAGCGGCATCTGTATGGACTCTGGAGGCTTTCGCACCACGGCCAGCATGGTGTCCATCCTGCCCCGGGATCCCACACAGCCCTGCGTCCACTTCCTCACCGCTACTCCAGACCCATCCAG GTCGGTGTTCAAACCTTTCATCTTCGGGGCGGGGGCGGCCCAGGCCCCCCAGGTGCTGTCCCCCACTTTTGGAGCACGGGACCCTGTTCGGACTCAGCCCCGATTCCAGACTCAGGTGGATCGCCGGCACACCCTCTACCTCCGGCACCAGGTGGCCCTGGGGCTGATAGAGAGCGAGCAG GATCGGGGGCAGCAGCTCCGGCAGAAGCAGCGGGATCTGGAGCaggagggcctggaggctgcGCGGCGGCTGCTGGCTGGGGAGCAGGTGCCACCCCCACAGGAGCTGGGTGGCCTCTTCCAGGCCTTTGTGGAAAGGGAGAGCCAGGTATATGCCTGA
- the SCRN2 gene encoding secernin-2 isoform X1, with protein MPLAAGSRWVRPYGRGGRCGRSRQSSKTLLLCASHLASPRMWWEERDLPVYQPGPGLLFSCCPPRFPHLYNGNDKTLSEWTPSLLPYLQCTYIEVEQVSRTHAVILSRPSWLWGAEMGANEHGVCIGNEAVWTKEPVGEGEALLGMDLLRLALERSSSALEALRVITDLLARYGQGGSCREDPTPFCYHNTFLLADRTEAWVLETAGRLWAAQRIPEGARNISNQLSVGTDISAEHADLRTRALAQGWWDGQSTFDFAQVFSLTQQPVRMEAAKARFRAGQQLLQQQQGGITAEVMMGILRNKESGICMDSGGFRTTASMVSILPRDPTQPCVHFLTATPDPSRSVFKPFIFGAGAAQAPQVLSPTFGARDPVRTQPRFQTQVDRRHTLYLRHQVALGLIESEQDRGQQLRQKQRDLEQEGLEAARRLLAGEQVPPPQELGGLFQAFVERESQVYA; from the exons ATGCCCCTGGCAGCCGGCTCCAGGTGGGTTAGGCCTTATGGAAGGGGCGGGAGGTGTGGTCGATCTAGGCAGTCTTCTAAGACCCTCCTCCTCTGCGCCTCGCACCTGGCAAGTCCCCGGATGTGGTGGGAAGAGCGTGACCTTCCAGTCTACCAACCTGGACCTGGCCTGTTGTTTAGCTGCTGTccacctcggtttcctcatctgtacaatgggaatgATAAAACCCTTTCTGAATggactccctctctcctcccttacCTGCAGTGCACCTACATTGAGGTGGAACAGGTGTCAAGGACTCACGCTGTAATCCTGAGCCGCCCTTCTTGGCTGTGGGGGGCTGAGATGGGCGCCAATGAGCATGGTGTCTGCATTGGCAATGAGGCAGTGTGGACCAAGGAGCCAGTTGGAGAGGGGGAAGCCCTCCTAGGCATGGACCTACTCAG GCTGGCTTTGGAACGGAGCAGCTCTGCCCTGGAGGCCTTGCGTGTGATCACAGACTTGCTGGCGCGCTACGGGCAAGGGGGCAGCTGCCGGGAGGACCCCACACCGTTCTGCTACCACAACACATTCCTGCTGGCTGACCGGACTGAGGCGTGGGTGCTAGAGACGGCAGGGAGGCTGTGGGCCGCACAGAGGATCCCGG AAGGGGCCCGTAACATCTCCAACCAGTTGAGCGTAGGCACGGACATCTCGGCCGAGCACGCAGACCTTCGGACCCGTGCCCTGGCCCAGGGCTGGTGGGATGGGCAGAGCACTTTTGACTTCGCTCAGGTCTTCTCCCTGACCCAGCAGCCTGTGCGCATGGAGGCTGCCAAAGCCCGCTTCCGGGCCGGGCAACAGCttctgcagcagcagcaag GGGGCATCACGGCAGAGGTGATGATGGGCATCCTCAGGAACAAGGAGAGCGGCATCTGTATGGACTCTGGAGGCTTTCGCACCACGGCCAGCATGGTGTCCATCCTGCCCCGGGATCCCACACAGCCCTGCGTCCACTTCCTCACCGCTACTCCAGACCCATCCAG GTCGGTGTTCAAACCTTTCATCTTCGGGGCGGGGGCGGCCCAGGCCCCCCAGGTGCTGTCCCCCACTTTTGGAGCACGGGACCCTGTTCGGACTCAGCCCCGATTCCAGACTCAGGTGGATCGCCGGCACACCCTCTACCTCCGGCACCAGGTGGCCCTGGGGCTGATAGAGAGCGAGCAG GATCGGGGGCAGCAGCTCCGGCAGAAGCAGCGGGATCTGGAGCaggagggcctggaggctgcGCGGCGGCTGCTGGCTGGGGAGCAGGTGCCACCCCCACAGGAGCTGGGTGGCCTCTTCCAGGCCTTTGTGGAAAGGGAGAGCCAGGTATATGCCTGA
- the LRRC46 gene encoding LOW QUALITY PROTEIN: leucine-rich repeat-containing protein 46 (The sequence of the model RefSeq protein was modified relative to this genomic sequence to represent the inferred CDS: deleted 1 base in 1 codon), which produces MPGGNFAQSPEEGGVCITETLITKRNLAFPEDEDLSEKMFHTLAELQTVRLDREGITAISNLEGLQNLHSLYLQANKIQRIENLACIPSLRFLSLAGNQIRQVENLHDLPHLQFLDLSENLIETLKLDEFPQSLLILNLSGNSCTNRDGYRELVTEALPLLLDLDKQPVLERWASDEEDKDSSDEDEEFPELSGPFCTERGFLEELKQEMSRHKELRQQAALTEHLLRMGTKPALTDLPQLPGGALARDGSPSVTPTQRKETPPKPASLPQATSATKKPCPLVASQQSTVQAKKGARAATAPKASLAGAPSTTKMVTKRVKK; this is translated from the exons ATGCCCGGAG GTAATTTTGCCCAGAGTCCAGAGGAAGGAGGCGTGTGCATCACTGAAACCCTTATCACTAAGCGGAACTTGGCCTTCCCTGAGGATGAGGATCTGTCAGAGAAGAT GTTTCACACTCTTGCTGAACTGCAGACTGTCCGCCTGGACCGAGAGGGGATTACTGCTATCAGCAACCTCGAGGGCCTCCAGAATCTTCACAGCCTCTATCTGCAAGCG AATAAGATCCAGCGAATTGAGAACCTGGCCTGCATCCCCTCCTTGCG CTTCCTGTCTCTGGCAGGAAACCAAATCAGGCAGGTGGAAAACCTCCATGACCTCCCACATCTCCAGTTTCTGGACCTTTCAGAGAACCTGATAGAAACACTGAAGCTGG ATGAATTCCCGCAGAGCCTTCTCATCCTCAACCTGAGTGGAAACAGCTGCACCAACCGGGATGGGTACAG GGAGCTAGTGACAGAAGCCCTGCCGCTGCTCCTGGACCTGGACAAGCAGCCTGTGTTAGAGCGCTGGGCCTCGGACGAAGAGGATAAAGACTCAAGCGACGAGGACGAGGAGTTCCCGGAGCTGAGTGGTCCGTTCTGCACAGAGCGAG GCTTCCTCGAGGAGCTGAAGCAGGAGATGAGCAGACACAAGGAACTCAGGCAGCAGGCAGCCCTGACGGAGCACCTCCTGAGGATGGGGACAAAGCCCGCCCTCACCGACCTCCCCCAGCTG CCGGGGGGGGCCCTGGCTAGGGACGGCAGTCCTTCTGTCACTCCCACGCAGAGGAAGGAGACACCCCCCAAGCCCGCCTCCCTGCCACAAGCCACCTCTGCCACCAAGAAACCCTGCCCTCTGGTTGCCAGCCAGCAAAGCACTGTCCAGGCAAAGAAGGGGGCCCGAGCAGCCACAGCCCCCAAGGCCTCACTGGCTGGGGCCCCCAGCACAACCAAAATGGTGACCAAAAGAGTCAAGAAATGA
- the MRPL10 gene encoding 39S ribosomal protein L10, mitochondrial, with protein MAAALAGKLRGGLLPQAGRLPTRQTVRCGSKAVTRHRRVMHFERQKLMALTEYIPPKPAVNPRCLPCPPSPPQEDTGLIRLLRREIDAVFRDNRMIAVCQNVALSAEDKLLVRHQLRKHKILVKIFPNQVLKPFLADSKYQNLLPLFVGHNLLLVSEEPKVKEMVRILKGVPFLPLLGGCIDDTILSRQGFINYSKLPSLALVQGELVGGLTFLMAQTHFLLQHRPLQLTALLDQYIRQQRERDAVVPASGQPDPPDPVPDS; from the exons ATGGCTGCGGCCCTGGCTGGGAAGTTGCGAGGGGGTCTCCTGCCCCAGGCGG GCCGGCTGCCCACCCGCCAGACTGTCCGCTGTGGCTCCAAGGCTGTTACCCGCCATCGTCGCGTGATGCACTTTGAGCGGCAGAAGCTGATGGCTCTCACTGAGTATATCCCCCCCAAGCCTGCTGTCAACCCACGATGCCTACCATGTCCTCCCAGCCCCCCGCAGGAG GACACAGGCCTTATCCGGCTCCTCCGTCGGGAGATAGATGCAGTTTTCCGAGACAACCGAATGATAGCTGTCTGTCAGAATGTGGCTCTGAGTGCCGAGGACAAGCTTCTCGTGCGGCACCAGCTGCGGAAACACAAGATCTTGGTGAAGATCTTCCCCAACCAG GTTCTGAAGCCCTTCCTAGCAGATTCCAAATACCAGAACCTGCTGCCCCTCTTTGTGGGGCACAACTTGCTGCtggtcagtgaggagcccaaagTCAAGGAGATGGTGCGCATCTTGAAGGGTGTCCCTTTCCTGCCCCTGCTAG GTGGCTGCATTGACGACACCATCCTCAGCAGGCAGGGCTTCATCAACTACTCCAAGCTTCCCAGCCTGGCCCTGGTGCAGGGGGAGCTGGTAGGAGGACTCACCTTCCTCATGGCCCAGACCCACTTCCTGCTTCAGCACCGGCCCCTGCAGCTGACTGCCCTGTTGGATCAATACATCAGACAGCAACGTGAAAGGGACGCCGTCGTGCCAGCCAGCGGGCAGCCTGACCCTCCTGACCCTGTTCCGGACTCATAG